In Panacibacter ginsenosidivorans, the following proteins share a genomic window:
- the purL gene encoding phosphoribosylformylglycinamidine synthase subunit PurL has translation MEVTVKTAEELRLTAEEFELIKQKLGRTPNFTELCTFSAMWSEHCSYKNSIKWLKTLPRDGGRMLVAAGEENAGLMDMGGGWGVVFKIESHNHPSAIEPFQGAATGVGGIQRDIFTMGARPIASLNSLRFGNIKDKKTQRLLSGVVKGIGHYGNCFGVPTVGGEIYFEECYHTNPLVNAMSVGIVKVGKTISATAEGIGNPVFFVGSATGKDGIGGASFASANITEESTEELPAVQVGDPFQEKKLLEACLEVIDTGAVVGMQDMGAAGIICSTAEMSAKGKVGMRIDLDKVPTRQKNMKAWELLLSESQERMLIVVEKGKEEAVLKVFDKWDLPCSEIGEVTGDGILNFYMHGELEASVPAYELVLGGGAPQYIREYTEPKYFAAIKAFDQNSIEDITDIKAVAEQIIQIPNIANKRWVTVQYDSTVGAANTSTNAPSDAAIVLAKGTGKALAVTTDCNSKYVFADPYKGGMIAVAEAARNIVCSGGEPIGVTNCLNFGNPYNPEVYYQFVKAVTGMGDASRKFNTPVTGGNVSFYNQHPEGAVYPTPTIGMVGVLDDFYNRMTLDYKTTGDVIILIGEQQNDIASSEYLHKLKGVEYSPAPHFELDEEFAVQKFVASIIHEKLINSAHDISEGGLAVTLLEKGFNRNLGFDVHADFDIRKDAFWFGEAQSRVVITCSKQNAENIKHKAAANNIPVTILGTVTNGEIKVNGESWGNIAAWKEKYDTAIEKILNA, from the coding sequence ATGGAAGTTACCGTTAAGACCGCCGAAGAACTTCGGTTAACCGCAGAAGAATTTGAACTGATTAAGCAAAAACTTGGGCGCACACCAAACTTTACCGAACTGTGTACGTTCAGCGCCATGTGGAGTGAACATTGCAGCTACAAAAACTCCATCAAATGGCTGAAAACTTTACCACGTGATGGTGGCAGAATGCTTGTTGCCGCTGGTGAAGAGAACGCCGGCTTAATGGATATGGGCGGGGGATGGGGCGTGGTGTTTAAGATCGAAAGCCACAACCACCCAAGCGCTATTGAACCTTTCCAGGGTGCAGCTACAGGCGTGGGCGGTATTCAGCGTGATATTTTTACCATGGGCGCAAGACCAATTGCATCATTAAACAGTCTGCGTTTCGGTAATATAAAAGATAAAAAAACGCAGCGCTTATTAAGCGGCGTGGTAAAAGGCATCGGTCACTATGGTAACTGCTTTGGTGTACCAACCGTTGGTGGTGAAATTTATTTTGAAGAATGTTATCATACCAATCCACTCGTAAACGCCATGAGTGTTGGTATTGTAAAAGTGGGTAAAACTATTTCTGCAACTGCAGAAGGTATTGGCAACCCTGTATTCTTTGTAGGTAGCGCAACAGGTAAAGATGGAATTGGCGGTGCATCATTTGCATCTGCAAACATCACAGAAGAAAGTACCGAAGAATTACCAGCCGTTCAGGTTGGTGACCCTTTCCAGGAAAAGAAATTATTGGAAGCATGTCTTGAAGTGATTGATACAGGCGCCGTAGTAGGCATGCAGGATATGGGTGCAGCGGGCATTATTTGCTCCACCGCGGAAATGAGTGCAAAAGGCAAAGTGGGTATGCGTATAGATTTGGACAAAGTGCCTACGCGTCAGAAAAATATGAAAGCATGGGAACTGCTGTTAAGCGAAAGCCAGGAACGCATGCTTATCGTGGTTGAAAAAGGCAAAGAAGAAGCCGTATTAAAAGTATTCGATAAGTGGGATCTCCCTTGTAGCGAAATTGGTGAAGTGACAGGCGATGGCATTCTCAATTTTTATATGCACGGAGAATTAGAGGCATCAGTTCCTGCATATGAATTAGTGCTTGGTGGTGGTGCACCTCAATACATAAGAGAATATACAGAGCCAAAATATTTTGCAGCAATAAAAGCGTTTGATCAGAACAGCATTGAAGATATTACAGATATCAAAGCTGTCGCAGAACAGATAATACAAATACCAAACATTGCCAACAAACGTTGGGTTACGGTTCAGTACGATAGCACTGTTGGCGCCGCAAACACCAGCACCAATGCACCAAGCGATGCAGCGATTGTTCTTGCAAAAGGCACGGGCAAAGCTTTGGCTGTAACAACAGACTGTAACAGTAAGTATGTTTTTGCAGATCCTTACAAAGGTGGCATGATAGCCGTTGCAGAAGCTGCACGCAATATTGTTTGCAGTGGAGGTGAACCGATCGGTGTTACCAACTGTCTCAACTTTGGCAATCCTTATAATCCTGAAGTGTATTATCAATTTGTAAAAGCTGTAACAGGTATGGGCGATGCTTCTCGCAAATTCAACACGCCTGTTACTGGTGGTAACGTAAGTTTCTATAATCAGCATCCTGAAGGTGCGGTGTATCCAACACCAACCATTGGAATGGTAGGTGTATTAGATGATTTCTATAATCGTATGACACTTGATTATAAAACAACAGGAGATGTAATTATATTGATTGGCGAACAACAAAATGATATTGCTTCATCAGAATATTTGCACAAACTGAAAGGCGTTGAATATTCTCCTGCTCCGCATTTCGAACTGGATGAAGAATTTGCAGTGCAGAAATTTGTTGCATCGATCATTCATGAAAAATTGATCAATAGTGCACATGACATCAGCGAAGGCGGATTGGCTGTAACACTGCTTGAGAAAGGTTTCAACCGAAACCTTGGTTTCGATGTACATGCAGATTTCGATATTCGAAAAGATGCATTCTGGTTTGGCGAAGCGCAGAGCCGCGTTGTTATTACCTGCTCCAAACAAAACGCTGAAAACATAAAACATAAAGCGGCTGCCAACAATATTCCTGTCACAATTCTTGGAACAGTAACAAACGGCGAAATAAAAGTAAACGGCGAAAGCTGGGGTAATATCGCTGCCTGGAAAGAGAAATATGATACGGCAATTGAGAAGATATTGAATGCCTGA
- the pyrH gene encoding UMP kinase, translated as MSLKYKRILLKLSGESLSSQTADPFDPQIIEQYARDIKGITDLGVEVALVIGGGNIYRGLNESETGIERAHGDYMGMLATMINGMALQAMLEKVGVKTRLQSAIKMEQVAEPYIRRRAMRHLEKGRVVIFGAGTGNPYFTTDTAGSLRAIEIKADVILKGTRVDGIYTADPEKDPTATKYDHITYQECIMKNLKVMDMTAFTLCMENKLPIIVFDMNKPGNLMDVVEGKHVGTLVS; from the coding sequence ATGTCTTTAAAGTACAAGCGCATTCTTTTAAAATTATCCGGTGAAAGCCTTAGTTCCCAAACTGCAGACCCATTCGATCCACAGATCATAGAACAATATGCAAGAGATATTAAAGGCATTACTGACCTTGGTGTAGAAGTAGCGCTTGTAATAGGCGGTGGCAATATTTACCGTGGTCTTAATGAAAGCGAAACAGGTATTGAACGTGCACACGGAGATTATATGGGTATGCTCGCCACTATGATCAACGGCATGGCACTGCAGGCAATGCTAGAAAAGGTTGGCGTAAAAACACGTTTGCAAAGTGCCATTAAAATGGAGCAGGTTGCCGAGCCATATATCCGCCGCCGCGCCATGCGCCATCTTGAAAAAGGTCGCGTAGTAATTTTTGGAGCAGGCACCGGCAATCCATATTTCACTACAGATACCGCAGGTTCTCTCCGTGCCATCGAAATAAAGGCCGACGTAATTCTTAAAGGCACACGTGTGGATGGCATTTACACAGCCGATCCCGAAAAAGATCCCACCGCAACCAAGTACGACCATATTACTTACCAGGAATGCATCATGAAAAACCTGAAAGTAATGGACATGACTGCCTTTACGCTTTGTATGGAAAACAAACTCCCTATCATTGTTTTCGACATGAACAAACCCGGCAATTTAATGGATGTGGTAGAAGGCAAACACGTTGGTACTTTGGTGAGTTAA
- a CDS encoding DUF2490 domain-containing protein, with protein sequence MRKTLAAILFLSPLFSLAQNRINEYNTIGWYAFFITPKISNKVSAHIEYQWRRTGIIKNWQQSLPRVGINYKINSNLTVQAGYAFIHTFPYGTTTLAAVPKTFPEHRIYEQLTVTTPVGKTNLTHRLRLEQRWPGRFNSIESEKPDTWIYLNRVRYMPRLDVPFNKKWYAAAYDEIFIGFGKNVGENIFDQNRIALMAGFKFNPTIRIEAGYINQIVQLGREVDNKNVFQQNNGIVLNTYININ encoded by the coding sequence ATGAGAAAAACACTTGCTGCTATCTTGTTTTTGTCACCCTTATTTTCATTGGCACAAAACAGGATAAACGAATACAACACAATCGGCTGGTACGCCTTTTTTATTACACCAAAGATCTCAAATAAAGTAAGCGCTCATATTGAATACCAATGGCGCCGCACAGGCATAATAAAAAACTGGCAGCAGTCTTTACCACGTGTGGGCATTAACTATAAGATCAACAGTAACCTTACTGTGCAGGCAGGTTATGCTTTCATTCATACCTTTCCTTACGGAACAACAACGCTTGCTGCTGTTCCCAAAACATTTCCCGAACATCGTATATACGAACAGCTCACTGTTACAACCCCTGTCGGCAAAACAAATCTTACGCACCGGTTACGTTTGGAACAAAGATGGCCCGGCCGTTTCAACAGTATTGAAAGTGAAAAACCTGATACATGGATTTACCTCAACCGAGTTCGTTATATGCCGAGATTAGATGTTCCTTTCAATAAGAAATGGTACGCCGCCGCTTATGATGAAATATTCATTGGCTTTGGAAAAAATGTTGGCGAAAATATTTTCGACCAAAACCGCATCGCATTAATGGCAGGTTTCAAATTCAATCCAACTATTCGCATAGAAGCAGGTTACATCAACCAGATTGTTCAGTTGGGCAGAGAAGTAGACAACAAAAATGTGTTCCAGCAAAACAATGGCATTGTACTTAATACTTATATCAATATCAATTAG
- a CDS encoding tryptophan 2,3-dioxygenase has translation MKNTNVYYQDYLQLNNILNSQHPESFKEGNEKAHDEMLFIVIHQAYELWFKQLLFEVSSAIEVMSQQSINDNTPQLQTVVHRLNRVVTILKVLVHQIDIMETMTPMDFLEFRDLLRPASGFQSWQFKALEARLGLEYAERYGKEYYTSQLKQPEIDIIKTAESEKSLLHVVNKWLERMPYFDNIDHWKDFANESNEANIHPYWSTYRMRYSNSLAEAERNNMNAFDKIFIEGKEGGQLSAKARRAALFIMLYRGYPILHLPFELLNNLLEIDEQMSTWRYRHMNMVHRMIGTRIGTGGSTGKDYLKAALDKHYIFKEIAQLTSFLIERSKLPALPASLIQHLSFNM, from the coding sequence ATGAAAAATACAAACGTGTATTACCAGGATTACCTTCAACTCAATAATATTTTGAACAGCCAGCACCCTGAAAGTTTTAAAGAAGGTAACGAAAAAGCGCATGATGAAATGCTGTTTATCGTTATTCACCAGGCGTATGAATTATGGTTCAAGCAATTGTTGTTTGAAGTAAGTTCTGCTATCGAAGTAATGAGCCAGCAAAGCATTAATGATAACACACCACAACTCCAAACGGTAGTACACAGGTTGAACCGCGTGGTAACGATATTAAAGGTTTTGGTACACCAGATTGATATTATGGAAACCATGACGCCGATGGATTTTCTTGAGTTCAGAGATCTGCTAAGACCTGCTTCCGGTTTTCAAAGCTGGCAGTTTAAAGCGCTGGAAGCAAGGCTGGGACTGGAATATGCAGAACGCTATGGTAAAGAATATTATACTTCGCAATTAAAGCAACCAGAGATCGATATTATTAAAACAGCAGAAAGTGAAAAGTCATTGTTGCACGTGGTAAACAAATGGCTAGAACGTATGCCTTACTTCGATAACATTGATCACTGGAAAGATTTTGCCAATGAAAGTAATGAAGCAAACATTCATCCTTACTGGAGCACTTATCGCATGCGATATAGCAACAGCCTTGCAGAAGCAGAGCGTAATAACATGAATGCGTTTGACAAAATTTTTATTGAAGGCAAGGAGGGTGGACAGTTATCTGCAAAAGCAAGAAGGGCAGCATTGTTTATTATGTTGTATCGTGGCTATCCAATTCTGCATTTGCCGTTTGAATTGCTGAATAATTTATTAGAAATAGATGAGCAAATGAGTACCTGGCGTTACCGGCATATGAATATGGTGCATCGTATGATAGGCACACGCATTGGAACCGGAGGAAGTACAGGAAAGGATTACCTGAAAGCCGCGCTGGATAAGCATTACATCTTTAAAGAAATTGCACAGCTTACCAGTTTCTTAATTGAAAGAAGTAAGTTGCCTGCATTGCCCGCATCGTTGATACAGCATTTGAGTTTTAATATGTAA